Within the Candidatus Poribacteria bacterium genome, the region TGTGAGTCGGGCGATTCGACCAGGGCTAGATGCCAGTTGTTACGGTTGTTTTCGTATAGGGCGATCCCCGCCACCTTCCAGCCGTTCGAGCTCTTCCCCATCACCGTCAGAGTGGCCTCGATCTTAAGCCTCCTGACGTGTGGAATCGAGCTTATGAGGGCGAAGACCTTCACCGGCTCGTCGTTCACATACCTGCCGTCTTTGACCGTCCATCCGATCGATAGCGGTTCCCATCCCGGCTCTCCTGAGGAACCGTCCGGATAGCCGGAAAAGTCGTCGTGGAACGTGAGCTGCTCTCCAGAGGCACATGTGATCAGAAAAAGCGTTAATATAAGGGGGAAACCCTCTCTCATTCCTCAAACTCCTCCTTATCGTTCGTCAGAGTTTCGCGTTCGATCGGTTACATCATATTGCTGACGAGGAGAAGATAGGGTCAGGCATCCAGTGGGCTACGAACGGAGTAAGGGCTTTTGCGCATGACTTCCTACCCTTTGCCATCGCGGACGGTAATAGTACGGCGGGTGAAGTCCAGATCCTTAACGCGCAGACGTAGGCATTCCATCAAGCGCAGGCCGGAGCCATAGAGAAGTTGAGCCATCAGCCGATAAATGCCTGACAGGTGGTTGAGGAGACGGTGGACTTCATTTTTGGTCAGGACGGTGGGCAAACGTTTGGGTTTCTTGGCGCGTAAAGCATCAATAGGCCCTAGCTCCTGACGGAACACCTCACGGTAGAGGAACAGCAGCGCGCTGAGAACTTGATTCTGAGTGGAGGAAGCGACGTTTTCGTTCACTGCCAAGTGGGTGATGTAGCGTTTAATCCAGTTGACATACGCTTGCTCGGTGCGGTAGGAGTAATGCTTGCGACGTAACGTTTCCCTCACCCTGTCCAGGAGCTTTGGAGGAGATGAAGGTTGATATGACTTTCTGGGAACAAGTCTTGACATATTGGCTTTCCTGTGCTACAATACTCCAAAATTCAAGATAATTTAATTTTACTACAACATGCTGTATAAGTCAATTTTTATTGGGATTATACGGAATCCGCATAATCCCAATAAAAAGGGTAAAAAACGGTGTCTGTATAATCATATTAGGTGGCTATGTGAATTCAGATATGGCTGGCAATGACACATGAAAACGACGGCTTACTTCAGAATAAGCGTCATGGCTCGTCGCCCTTATCTCAAGATGGAATGGATTGAGCATGTCCTTAATAATCCTATTCGCACTGAGGTGCAGCCTAATGGGCGCATTCGTCATTGGGGGTATATTGCTGAAAGGGACAGGCACCTGAGAGTTATCACAGAACCGGATGGGGAGACCGTGCATAACGCTTTCTTCGACCGTCGTTTCAAGCCTTGAGGAGGAGATAAAAGATGGTTTTCGAATATTATCCTGAAACAGACATATTGTATATCAAACTTGTTGAAGGGGTAAGCACCGAGTCTGAAGAGATTGCACCAGGGGTTGTGTTGGACTTTGATGAGCACAATCGTGTCATTGGGGTTGAGATTGAAGATGCCAGCAAGATCATTGATCTGTCAAGATTGGAATTGAGAGCGCTTCCCGTTGTTAACCTGATCCTGACGGAGAGGGCTTCTGCGCCAGCATGAGGTGTTGGATACACCCTCAAAGAGCCGCCTAACATCCGCTGCAGCCGACCCTCCTCCGCTGGCGCTCCGGTGGGCGGCTGAGCTTGGTCGTTAGGCCATATCATCTAACGGGGAAAGGCGAAGATGAAAAATCCGATTACAGTGATATCCGCAGATAAAATTGCAGAGTTTTGTCAGCGATGGAAAATCCGTGAACTGGCCCTCTTCGGCTCAGCCTTACGGGATGATTTCGGGCCGGATAGTGATGTGGATATCCTTGTCGAGTTCGACACGGATGCGGATTGGAGCCTGTTGAACCATATTCAAATGCAGCAGGAATTGCAGACATTGCTGGGCCGTGAGGTAGACCTCATCAGCAAACGTGCTCTGGAACGCAGTAGGAATTGGCTGTTTCGCCGGGAAGTTCTGAACACGACCAAGGTCTTTTTCTCCAAAACGGAGTAACCGATGCGAAGGGATGAGGTAACATTGCTCGACATAGCCCAAGCCGCTCGATTGGTGATCGAATTTACTCAAGGTATGACCAAGGAGCAATTTTTCGAGGACATCAAGACCCAATCGGCGGTTCTGTATCAGCTTTTGGTCATGGGGGAAGCTGTCAAGCGGCTTTCACGTGAATTTCGGGCTCGACATCCTCACATTCCCTGGTCTTTAATTGTCGGGATGCGTGATCATCTCATACACGGTTATGACATTGTGGATTGGGATGAGGTATGGAAAACAACTAAGAAGGATATACCCGATTTGCTGGGCGAAATAAATTCGTTACTCCCAAGCGAACCGACAAATTCCTATTGAAGAGAGCCTAACTTCTCGCTGCAGCCGACCCGCCCCGCTGCGCTCCGGCGGGCGGCTGAGCTTGGTCGTTAGCTGATTGAAAGGAATAAAGTATG harbors:
- a CDS encoding phage integrase N-terminal SAM-like domain-containing protein, whose protein sequence is MSRLVPRKSYQPSSPPKLLDRVRETLRRKHYSYRTEQAYVNWIKRYITHLAVNENVASSTQNQVLSALLFLYREVFRQELGPIDALRAKKPKRLPTVLTKNEVHRLLNHLSGIYRLMAQLLYGSGLRLMECLRLRVKDLDFTRRTITVRDGKG
- a CDS encoding DUF2283 domain-containing protein, which encodes MVFEYYPETDILYIKLVEGVSTESEEIAPGVVLDFDEHNRVIGVEIEDASKIIDLSRLELRALPVVNLILTERASAPA
- a CDS encoding nucleotidyltransferase family protein — translated: MKNPITVISADKIAEFCQRWKIRELALFGSALRDDFGPDSDVDILVEFDTDADWSLLNHIQMQQELQTLLGREVDLISKRALERSRNWLFRREVLNTTKVFFSKTE
- a CDS encoding DUF86 domain-containing protein; the protein is MRRDEVTLLDIAQAARLVIEFTQGMTKEQFFEDIKTQSAVLYQLLVMGEAVKRLSREFRARHPHIPWSLIVGMRDHLIHGYDIVDWDEVWKTTKKDIPDLLGEINSLLPSEPTNSY